In the Candidatus Cloacimonas acidaminovorans str. Evry genome, one interval contains:
- a CDS encoding SPOR domain-containing protein — MLKSPFPAVKQVFLSFLLTGLCCFVFAAVRKEFQDLDKLYNSGKLDELSANISTLKPVNDEERACLGFYNALLKVKIEDAISAHQWLIEKFPKSPYAQKSLLELGKIFILDRKIEEATLYLRRITSPEIIERFYWLGLCAWWNDDYATAISNCENYLRLAPRGEFAEKSYYLIADCYLEQKKAYSAVATLLKLQNAKLPEMDEQYFYYRLGYAYELSDKPIDAIAAYRKGYEQDPYSQVAYQIEDRILELKSSKPSIDISFLYPYSPLQVTIVQEEQPDTLKPSVTIDSKSSSSSSTKQIEVKQDTPVKLKEKPKEGYWLQAGRFSVESNANRLVINICLLNIPAAYYEDVSGEKKSWVVVCGSFPDRAKAEEAKELLATNNINSFITAY; from the coding sequence ATGCTTAAAAGTCCCTTTCCAGCTGTTAAGCAAGTTTTCCTTTCCTTTTTGCTGACGGGATTATGCTGTTTTGTTTTTGCCGCAGTTAGAAAGGAATTTCAAGATTTAGACAAACTTTATAACAGTGGAAAATTAGATGAGCTATCCGCCAACATTAGCACCCTGAAACCTGTTAATGATGAAGAGCGTGCCTGTTTGGGCTTTTATAATGCTTTGCTAAAAGTGAAAATTGAAGATGCCATATCGGCACATCAGTGGTTAATAGAAAAATTCCCCAAAAGTCCTTATGCTCAGAAATCTCTCTTGGAACTGGGAAAAATATTTATCCTTGACCGCAAAATTGAAGAAGCAACCTTATATTTAAGGCGCATAACTTCCCCCGAAATCATAGAACGCTTTTATTGGCTTGGTTTATGTGCCTGGTGGAATGATGATTATGCTACTGCCATCAGTAATTGTGAAAATTATTTGCGTTTAGCACCTCGCGGCGAATTTGCCGAGAAATCATATTATCTGATTGCAGATTGTTATCTGGAACAAAAAAAAGCATACAGCGCAGTTGCTACTTTACTAAAATTGCAAAATGCCAAGCTTCCCGAAATGGATGAACAATATTTCTATTACCGTTTGGGATATGCCTATGAACTTTCCGATAAACCAATTGATGCCATAGCTGCCTATCGTAAGGGCTATGAACAAGACCCCTATTCACAGGTTGCCTATCAAATAGAAGACCGTATTTTAGAGCTAAAAAGCAGTAAACCGAGTATAGATATTAGTTTCCTTTACCCTTATTCACCTTTGCAAGTTACTATTGTGCAAGAAGAACAGCCGGATACATTAAAGCCAAGTGTTACTATTGATTCCAAGTCCTCCTCTTCATCTTCTACAAAACAGATAGAGGTAAAACAGGATACTCCGGTTAAATTAAAAGAAAAGCCCAAAGAAGGTTACTGGTTGCAGGCAGGAAGGTTTTCTGTAGAAAGCAATGCTAATCGTTTAGTAATAAATATCTGTCTGCTCAATATACCGGCTGCCTATTATGAAGATGTCAGCGGGGAGAAAAAAAGCTGGGTTGTTGTCTGCGGTTCTTTTCCAGATAGAGCTAAAGCAGAAGAAGCAAAAGAACTTCTGGCAACAAATAATATCAATTCCTTTATTACGGCATACTAA
- a CDS encoding ABC transporter ATP-binding protein has product MIKVENLSKVFTKKDGTNFYAVDKINFTAGDGEIVCLLGVNGAGKTTTMRVLSTIFQPSEGTAEIQGWDIKKHPNKVRENIGFLSGDTGLYDRLSGREFITYFGRLYSIADNIIKQRISEMATLLDMNEFLDKKIEFLSSGMKQKVSIVRSIIHYPPVMIFDEPTAGLDILTSRNIISFMRDCKKRGKCVLFSTHIMREAERLADRIVIIHKGKILADGTLENLRHISSQTDLDDIFVYYINQYTDETELRANEF; this is encoded by the coding sequence ATGATCAAAGTAGAAAACTTAAGCAAGGTCTTTACCAAAAAAGACGGAACAAACTTTTATGCTGTAGATAAAATAAATTTTACAGCCGGTGACGGTGAAATTGTTTGTCTTTTAGGTGTTAACGGAGCCGGAAAAACAACCACAATGCGTGTTCTTTCCACTATTTTTCAGCCCTCGGAAGGAACAGCCGAAATTCAGGGTTGGGATATTAAAAAACATCCTAATAAAGTGAGAGAAAATATTGGTTTTCTTTCTGGTGATACAGGACTTTATGATCGGTTAAGCGGAAGGGAGTTTATTACTTATTTCGGTCGTCTTTACAGTATTGCAGACAATATTATCAAACAGCGAATCAGCGAAATGGCTACTTTACTGGATATGAATGAATTTCTGGATAAAAAGATAGAATTTTTATCTTCCGGGATGAAACAAAAGGTATCTATTGTGCGTTCCATTATTCATTATCCTCCGGTAATGATTTTTGACGAGCCAACAGCCGGCTTGGATATTTTAACCTCCAGAAATATTATCTCTTTTATGCGGGATTGTAAAAAGCGTGGGAAATGTGTTTTATTTTCAACACATATTATGAGAGAAGCGGAACGGTTGGCTGATAGAATCGTGATAATTCATAAAGGGAAAATTTTAGCGGACGGCACTCTGGAGAATTTACGCCATATATCTTCTCAAACTGATCTGGATGATATTTTTGTTTATTACATCAATCAATACACCGATGAAACGGAGTTGAGAGCAAATGAATTTTAA
- a CDS encoding patatin-like phospholipase family protein: MKEKATLILGGGSALGLAHIGVLSVLEEQYEITSIIGSSMGSIIGGLYSSGLNSEEIYKIAKSFKNTRIFSPLNLDRTIQGIFDGKSLLKAFWKWTEGKKIEEGRIPFIACAYDLISKSTVLFNKGLYADAMRASTSLPVLFAPYKFKQYLFIDGGIEHPLPLAFSSVLSQDKVIAVNVLPEAQKSACFINLESDEITKSKRLGRTEVIFHAVLQNQAYLAIRDIATFSPDIVIEAGMADGHPFAFHKARDFYNYGRKQTIETLANYNEPGFITAIRKQYRNLIRYLPNLNIPVKDNT; encoded by the coding sequence ATGAAAGAAAAGGCAACTCTCATTTTAGGTGGTGGTTCCGCATTAGGTTTAGCTCATATTGGCGTTTTAAGTGTTTTAGAAGAACAATATGAAATAACCAGTATAATAGGTTCCAGTATGGGAAGTATAATAGGCGGTTTATATTCCTCGGGACTTAATTCTGAGGAGATATATAAGATTGCCAAAAGTTTCAAAAACACAAGGATATTTTCTCCGCTAAATTTAGACCGAACCATACAAGGCATTTTTGATGGTAAGTCATTACTGAAAGCGTTTTGGAAATGGACAGAAGGCAAAAAAATAGAAGAGGGCAGAATACCTTTTATTGCTTGTGCTTACGATTTAATCAGTAAAAGCACCGTTCTTTTTAATAAAGGACTTTATGCTGATGCAATGAGAGCTTCTACTTCCTTGCCTGTTCTTTTTGCTCCTTACAAATTTAAGCAGTATCTTTTTATTGACGGGGGAATTGAACATCCTCTACCATTAGCTTTTTCTTCTGTGCTTTCCCAAGATAAAGTTATTGCGGTTAATGTTTTGCCGGAAGCCCAAAAAAGTGCCTGCTTTATTAATCTGGAAAGTGATGAAATAACCAAATCCAAGCGTTTAGGCAGAACTGAAGTAATCTTTCATGCAGTTTTACAAAATCAGGCATATCTGGCAATTCGTGATATAGCAACTTTTAGTCCTGATATTGTAATTGAAGCAGGAATGGCAGATGGTCATCCTTTTGCATTTCATAAGGCAAGGGACTTTTATAATTATGGTCGCAAACAAACAATAGAAACCCTTGCCAATTACAACGAACCAGGGTTTATAACTGCAATCCGGAAGCAATACCGTAATTTAATCCGCTATCTACCCAATTTAAACATCCCTGTTAAAGATAATACTTGA
- the mutS gene encoding DNA mismatch repair protein MutS, whose translation MDDNKLTPMLKQYYAVKEKHPDKLILFRMGDFYETFFEDAHTASRILNITLTTRNKNDENPVPLAGFPYHALNTYLDKLIKAGLKIAICEQTEDPKKAIGLVKREVTEIITPGAVLDQSFLEGNANVFLASLYYNDPQKKIGLAHLDISTGDFLFTELDNEELVNELQRFRAAELIVDSTQAEEYVKTLPLETLPTITVFDSWQFQPQEAIATLKKHFGVTTLEPYGAHNKLLGATAAGAALAYVQGLYNTPFNHISSLRYYSLSQYMQLDEISRRNLELVRSIRYGTKYGSLLSVIDQTMTPMGSRLLQQWLLHPLLDIKEITFRQDIIQSFIDKSSHLKELRLILKEIGDITRLVTRLGSLRINPRELIALKSYLYSARNLQTKLSTFEHPQFAVWQQNMGSFEDIIALIEKAINDNPPISITEGGIFAKGYNPELDELMDIIYDGKSWIARLEEDERRKTGINNLKVGYNRVFGYYIEVSSANKNKVPDYYIPKQTLTNSERFISPRLKEFEAKVLSSEEKIKNLEYELFKELRQNLAESLPRFQQLSEVIAELDVLSSLAFLAWQNQYSRPVFTESRELHIIDGRHPVIEKLMESDKFIPNDTHLDYPETSIAIITGPNMAGKSTYLRQVGLLVILAQMGSFVPASKMTLPVFDRVFTRVGASDNLAQGQSTFLVEMIETANILHSATSNSLILLDEIGRGTSTFDGLSLAWAIIEYIQKYKHSLTLFATHYHELTELENLYPDIKNYNVAVKQWNEEMIFIRKIERGGADQSYGIQVARLAGIPEKVIRRAKEILKNLEEHEISPQGLTATIRKKLVRDVPQIDIFEILADKASENDPIINEIKEIDLNKLSPIEAFQYLQKIQNQLLGEK comes from the coding sequence GTGGACGATAACAAGCTTACTCCAATGCTGAAACAGTATTATGCTGTGAAAGAAAAGCATCCGGATAAGCTCATTCTTTTTCGGATGGGCGATTTTTATGAAACATTTTTTGAGGATGCGCACACAGCATCCAGAATTTTGAATATAACTCTCACTACGCGGAATAAGAATGACGAAAATCCTGTTCCTTTAGCCGGTTTTCCCTATCACGCATTAAATACATATTTAGATAAGCTGATTAAAGCCGGGCTGAAAATTGCCATTTGTGAACAAACGGAAGACCCCAAAAAGGCAATTGGACTGGTAAAGCGTGAAGTAACTGAAATTATAACTCCCGGTGCTGTATTGGATCAATCCTTTCTGGAAGGTAATGCCAATGTTTTTTTAGCTTCCTTATATTATAATGACCCTCAGAAGAAAATTGGCTTAGCACATTTGGATATTTCTACCGGTGATTTTCTTTTTACGGAACTGGATAATGAAGAACTGGTAAATGAATTACAAAGATTTAGGGCTGCCGAATTAATTGTAGACAGCACACAAGCGGAGGAATATGTTAAAACCCTGCCTTTAGAGACCTTGCCTACGATTACTGTTTTTGACAGCTGGCAGTTTCAACCCCAAGAAGCAATTGCAACTTTAAAAAAACATTTTGGAGTTACCACTTTAGAACCCTACGGAGCTCATAATAAACTTTTGGGGGCTACAGCAGCAGGTGCAGCATTAGCTTATGTGCAAGGACTTTACAATACTCCTTTTAATCATATTTCTTCGTTAAGATATTATTCACTTTCCCAATATATGCAGCTGGATGAAATCAGCAGAAGAAATCTGGAACTGGTTCGTTCAATACGCTATGGCACAAAATATGGCAGTTTACTTTCGGTTATAGACCAAACAATGACTCCAATGGGTTCGCGGCTTTTACAGCAATGGCTGTTGCATCCTCTTTTAGACATCAAGGAAATCACTTTTAGGCAGGATATCATTCAGTCCTTTATTGATAAAAGCAGCCATTTAAAAGAACTGCGTTTAATCTTAAAGGAAATTGGAGATATTACCCGTTTGGTTACCCGTTTGGGCTCTTTAAGAATAAACCCCAGAGAACTTATTGCGCTAAAGTCCTATTTGTATTCAGCCAGAAATCTGCAAACCAAACTAAGCACTTTTGAACATCCCCAATTTGCTGTCTGGCAACAGAATATGGGTAGTTTTGAGGATATTATAGCACTCATTGAAAAAGCTATTAACGATAATCCACCTATTTCTATAACCGAAGGCGGAATTTTTGCCAAGGGCTATAATCCTGAACTGGATGAGCTAATGGATATTATTTATGACGGTAAAAGCTGGATAGCTCGTTTGGAAGAAGATGAACGCCGGAAAACGGGTATTAATAATTTGAAAGTTGGTTATAATCGTGTTTTTGGCTATTATATAGAGGTGAGTTCTGCCAACAAAAATAAAGTGCCGGATTATTATATTCCCAAACAGACATTGACCAATAGTGAACGCTTTATTTCACCACGCTTAAAGGAATTTGAGGCAAAAGTGCTTTCTTCGGAAGAGAAGATTAAGAATTTGGAATATGAACTATTTAAAGAACTGCGTCAAAACTTAGCTGAATCATTGCCTCGTTTTCAACAATTGAGCGAAGTTATTGCTGAATTGGATGTTCTTTCTTCTTTGGCATTTCTTGCCTGGCAGAATCAATATTCCCGTCCCGTTTTTACTGAAAGCCGGGAATTGCATATTATAGATGGCAGGCATCCCGTTATTGAGAAACTGATGGAAAGCGATAAATTCATTCCGAATGACACCCATCTGGATTATCCTGAAACCAGTATTGCTATTATTACAGGACCCAATATGGCAGGAAAATCAACCTATTTAAGACAAGTTGGTTTGCTGGTTATTTTAGCTCAAATGGGAAGTTTTGTGCCGGCAAGTAAAATGACCCTGCCTGTTTTTGATCGTGTTTTTACCAGAGTTGGAGCTTCCGATAATTTGGCTCAAGGTCAAAGCACTTTTTTAGTGGAAATGATAGAAACCGCTAATATCCTGCATTCTGCCACTTCTAATTCCCTTATTTTACTGGATGAAATTGGCAGAGGAACTTCTACTTTTGATGGCTTATCCTTAGCTTGGGCTATTATTGAATATATTCAAAAATACAAACATTCTTTAACCCTTTTTGCTACTCATTATCATGAGCTAACAGAACTGGAAAATCTTTATCCGGATATAAAAAATTACAATGTAGCCGTAAAGCAATGGAATGAGGAAATGATTTTTATTCGTAAAATTGAACGCGGTGGGGCAGACCAGAGTTACGGAATACAGGTTGCCCGTTTGGCAGGAATTCCCGAAAAGGTTATCCGCCGTGCCAAAGAAATCTTAAAAAACCTGGAAGAGCATGAAATCAGTCCTCAGGGTTTAACTGCAACCATCCGTAAGAAATTAGTGCGGGATGTTCCTCAGATTGATATTTTTGAGATTTTAGCCGATAAAGCCAGTGAAAACGATCCTATAATAAATGAAATCAAGGAGATTGATTTGAATAAACTTTCTCCTATAGAGGCATTTCAATATCTGCAAAAGATTCAAAATCAACTTTTAGGAGAAAAATGA
- a CDS encoding class I SAM-dependent methyltransferase has protein sequence MNEIIKILSKVDGGNVLDAATGKGDFITTLKQHLKSYTQIIGVDSSQRCVDYAQKIFPENNIEIFRMNLEDMQFEDNYFDMVCMSDALHHIKNREKVLNEMIRVLKPEGLMLITEMYCDGEQTPAQETHIIMHHWVASVDRLLGTYHQKTFTRKELQDIIKKMPLKKVQITDFYVPVDDPSKNCPTLLRNCQEIIKRLQTMENTEVLIKEGQELMQRIKDIGYASACRLAITGYKKK, from the coding sequence ATGAATGAAATCATCAAAATTCTTTCCAAGGTAGATGGTGGTAATGTTTTGGACGCAGCAACCGGAAAAGGCGACTTTATTACAACCCTCAAACAACATCTGAAATCCTACACCCAAATTATTGGAGTTGATTCCTCGCAACGCTGTGTGGATTATGCCCAGAAAATATTCCCGGAAAACAATATAGAAATTTTTCGTATGAATTTGGAAGATATGCAGTTTGAAGATAACTACTTTGATATGGTCTGTATGTCTGATGCCTTACACCATATTAAAAATAGGGAAAAAGTTCTAAATGAAATGATAAGAGTTTTAAAACCTGAGGGTTTGATGTTAATTACGGAAATGTATTGTGACGGCGAACAGACCCCTGCTCAGGAAACACATATTATAATGCATCATTGGGTTGCCTCGGTAGACCGCCTTTTAGGAACTTACCATCAAAAGACATTTACCCGGAAAGAACTGCAGGATATAATTAAAAAAATGCCCCTGAAAAAAGTTCAGATAACGGATTTTTATGTCCCTGTAGATGATCCCAGCAAGAATTGTCCTACTTTGTTGCGTAACTGTCAGGAAATTATTAAACGTCTGCAGACAATGGAAAACACGGAAGTATTAATTAAAGAAGGACAGGAATTGATGCAACGCATTAAAGATATCGGTTATGCCAGTGCTTGTCGTTTGGCTATTACCGGTTACAAAAAAAAGTAA
- a CDS encoding ABC transporter permease subunit/CPBP intramembrane protease, with amino-acid sequence MNFKHSLVIYRKELMEVLRDKRTIFTTFILPIILYPLIIVGFNSIMIRQTKSLEERGATVAVQDSVNNNISRQLIQDLTKIKNYTIIPYSETTSWLYENKDIQSIVTIRDSLGSDGTQFFKVYIQYDKSKEQSRMVFNKLSEQLSKTEKELQKELLQSSGISPDFLNLIDIRERDTSSAQKKMGMLLGMFLPYIVIMMLFAGASIVAADLVAGEKERRTLETLLVSSVGRLEIVCGKYLTIITLAMLNMIVNLFSISFSLKFMLANQSTEMAGVALPLNAILILLIAMIPLATLFAAILLSISTFSRNIKEARSYEQPLLIIAMLLGMVSFFPAIEINNLMALIPIVNIALLFKGVLINEFTISQILLTIFSTVVLDVIAIIITIKLFNTESVLFRTEEESGGLKVLKRKPKTFFNPYNGILYFSIALIVLYYLGSYWQAKDLFSGLIQTEIIIIALPVLLILRLLRLKPKEVLRLKNPNWNSFLLIPFIAVSAQIIVSIISQLINIVFPFPEKYLEALSQLYKMNETPWKVFMAIALLPGICEELLFRGFIIRFFEKYSVRWAVVISAILFAAYHLDPFRFVPVLLLGLLLGYLAIRSCSIYASMFSHIIINGIAFVLVTYSNTGWVKFIAKDGENLNYWLIVPALIIFCISLYAFHKVTAKGEEKCVE; translated from the coding sequence ATGAATTTTAAACACTCATTGGTAATTTACAGAAAAGAGCTGATGGAAGTTCTGCGTGATAAAAGAACCATTTTTACTACTTTCATCCTTCCTATTATTTTATATCCTTTAATCATTGTCGGTTTTAATTCAATAATGATCCGTCAAACCAAATCACTGGAAGAAAGAGGAGCTACTGTTGCCGTTCAAGATAGCGTAAATAATAATATATCCCGTCAATTGATTCAGGATTTAACGAAGATTAAAAATTATACCATTATACCATACAGCGAAACTACTTCCTGGCTTTATGAAAATAAGGATATTCAGAGTATCGTTACCATTCGTGATTCTCTGGGCAGTGACGGAACGCAATTTTTCAAGGTTTATATTCAATATGACAAATCCAAAGAGCAAAGCAGAATGGTCTTTAACAAGCTTTCCGAACAACTTTCCAAAACGGAAAAGGAATTGCAGAAAGAACTATTACAGAGTTCAGGTATCAGTCCGGATTTTTTGAACCTGATTGATATTAGGGAACGCGATACTTCCAGTGCGCAAAAGAAAATGGGAATGCTCTTGGGTATGTTTTTACCCTATATTGTTATTATGATGTTATTTGCGGGTGCATCTATTGTAGCTGCGGATTTGGTAGCGGGGGAAAAAGAAAGAAGAACATTGGAGACCTTGCTTGTGTCTTCAGTAGGGCGTTTAGAAATTGTTTGTGGTAAATATTTAACGATCATTACCCTGGCAATGTTGAATATGATAGTAAACCTTTTCAGTATCAGTTTTTCCCTAAAATTTATGCTGGCTAATCAAAGCACAGAAATGGCAGGGGTTGCCTTACCCCTTAATGCCATATTGATTTTGCTGATAGCTATGATTCCTTTGGCAACTTTATTTGCCGCTATTCTATTATCCATTTCCACTTTCAGCAGGAATATCAAAGAGGCAAGAAGTTATGAGCAGCCCTTGTTGATAATAGCTATGCTTTTGGGAATGGTAAGTTTCTTTCCGGCAATTGAAATAAACAATCTGATGGCTTTAATCCCTATTGTTAATATTGCTCTGCTGTTTAAAGGTGTTTTGATCAACGAATTTACCATTTCTCAAATACTTTTAACTATTTTCAGCACTGTTGTATTGGATGTTATTGCTATTATTATTACGATAAAGCTGTTTAACACGGAATCAGTTCTCTTTAGGACAGAAGAAGAAAGCGGTGGTTTGAAAGTTCTTAAGAGAAAGCCCAAAACCTTTTTCAATCCCTACAATGGAATTCTCTATTTTTCTATTGCTCTAATTGTGTTATATTATCTTGGCAGTTACTGGCAGGCAAAAGACCTTTTCAGCGGGCTGATTCAAACAGAAATTATTATCATTGCATTACCGGTTTTGTTAATTTTAAGGTTATTACGCCTAAAGCCCAAAGAGGTTTTACGATTAAAAAACCCGAATTGGAATAGCTTTCTCTTAATTCCTTTTATAGCCGTTTCTGCCCAAATAATTGTGTCTATAATTTCGCAGTTGATCAATATTGTTTTTCCCTTTCCGGAAAAATATCTGGAAGCACTTTCCCAATTATATAAAATGAATGAAACCCCTTGGAAGGTTTTTATGGCAATAGCTTTATTGCCTGGAATCTGTGAAGAACTGCTATTTCGGGGATTTATAATCCGCTTTTTTGAAAAGTATTCAGTGCGCTGGGCTGTTGTAATCAGCGCAATTCTTTTTGCTGCCTATCATCTTGATCCTTTTCGTTTTGTGCCTGTTTTGCTTTTGGGATTGTTATTAGGTTATTTGGCTATCCGTTCCTGCTCAATTTATGCCAGTATGTTTTCGCATATTATCATTAACGGAATAGCTTTTGTTCTAGTAACTTACAGCAATACCGGATGGGTAAAATTTATAGCCAAAGATGGAGAAAATCTAAATTATTGGCTAATTGTTCCGGCTTTGATTATATTTTGTATATCTCTTTATGCATTTCATAAAGTTACTGCCAAAGGAGAAGAAAAATGTGTGGAATAG
- the rho gene encoding transcription termination factor Rho yields MLFEEDLFSLNQLQLSRLAKKIGLPGYTQYKGTELIFKMLEFQAAQEGLAFVTGCLEIMEDGFGFLRFPQNNYTAGRDDVYVSLTQIKRFGLKTGNMVSGPVRSPKEGEKYYALLRVESVNNMAPDCMQNLRPFDELTPYYPTERLNLEFDPDNYSTRIINLFTPIGKGQRGLIVAAPRTGKTTLLQDTANAILSNHPEVYLIVLLVDERPEEVTEMKKILKPGSREVISSTFDESPKNHSAVSEMVLEKAKRMVELHQDVVIVLDSITRLARAYNNITPSSGKVLSGGIDANGLIKPKKFFGSARKTEEAGSLTIIATALIDTGSKMDQVIFEEFKGTGNMELVLDRTISDMRLYPAIDLVKSGTRREELLLTQNELNRMYVLRKYLKTISPIQGIETLRKKMQATQTNEELLNSMSN; encoded by the coding sequence ATGCTGTTTGAAGAAGATCTGTTTAGCTTGAATCAACTTCAACTAAGTCGCCTGGCAAAAAAAATTGGCTTGCCTGGCTATACACAATATAAAGGAACGGAACTAATCTTCAAGATGCTGGAATTTCAGGCAGCTCAAGAAGGGCTCGCTTTTGTAACTGGTTGTCTGGAAATTATGGAAGATGGTTTCGGCTTCTTACGCTTTCCCCAAAATAACTATACTGCAGGTCGCGATGATGTATATGTATCGCTAACGCAGATAAAACGCTTCGGACTTAAAACCGGAAATATGGTCAGTGGTCCTGTCCGCAGCCCCAAAGAAGGAGAAAAATATTATGCTCTTTTAAGGGTGGAATCAGTTAATAATATGGCTCCTGACTGTATGCAGAATTTGCGTCCTTTTGATGAACTTACCCCTTATTATCCTACAGAACGATTAAATCTGGAATTTGATCCTGATAATTACAGCACCAGAATAATAAACCTTTTTACGCCCATTGGAAAAGGACAGCGTGGTTTAATTGTGGCAGCTCCCCGAACAGGGAAAACAACTTTACTGCAAGATACGGCAAATGCTATTTTAAGTAATCATCCTGAAGTTTATCTCATTGTTTTGCTGGTTGATGAACGCCCTGAAGAAGTTACCGAAATGAAAAAAATCCTTAAACCTGGAAGCAGGGAAGTTATTAGTTCCACCTTTGATGAGTCCCCCAAAAATCATTCCGCAGTTAGCGAAATGGTTTTGGAAAAAGCGAAAAGAATGGTAGAACTGCATCAGGATGTAGTTATTGTTTTGGATAGTATCACTCGTCTGGCAAGAGCATACAATAATATAACCCCTTCCAGCGGAAAGGTTTTAAGTGGTGGAATTGATGCCAACGGATTAATTAAGCCCAAAAAGTTCTTCGGTTCTGCTCGTAAAACTGAAGAAGCAGGTAGCTTAACTATTATTGCCACAGCTTTAATTGATACTGGCAGTAAGATGGACCAGGTTATCTTTGAAGAATTTAAGGGTACAGGTAATATGGAACTGGTTTTAGACCGCACTATTAGTGATATGAGATTGTATCCAGCAATTGACTTAGTGAAAAGTGGAACCCGACGCGAAGAATTACTTTTAACACAAAATGAGCTTAACCGGATGTATGTGTTGCGTAAATATTTAAAGACCATTTCTCCGATTCAAGGTATAGAGACATTGCGGAAAAAGATGCAAGCAACCCAAACCAACGAAGAATTACTAAATTCAATGAGCAATTGA